In the uncultured Methanobacterium sp. genome, one interval contains:
- a CDS encoding Nre family DNA repair protein, with translation MMGKKTYLKKLTSKFQIPSVEVGKELEGSTPPSVFIGSWNYPKVYAGPMISPVSGDTAIMDTPEAWIPGAKSQEDIISYRMSLVRGKKMIGITDLDNRMVEKLQEISLASGSIDSEAEFWKKPRGVSFSEYQAPHGPSAILEKFEIDNVRWDRELEKVYYDTDLKAREALLDLHRKDVPFSHMQKAFSVGTMGVDKRRRLVPTRWSITACDTTIADQLLREVKHYEPLDVHRVYEFQSLQNYYAVLLLPTPWQYEWMEAFLEVLGREKLIFSDYENYNGKKEYSRVGGCYYTCKMAVLESLAQEKRQAGVIVLREAYSGYVPLGVFNVRENVRNAMAQPYLEFEDMKTALAYIDTRLKLPINSFIKRSDLLQDILRSRQTTLNSYFK, from the coding sequence ATGATGGGTAAGAAAACTTACCTTAAAAAACTGACATCCAAGTTCCAGATTCCCTCAGTTGAGGTTGGTAAAGAGTTAGAGGGTAGTACACCCCCTTCAGTATTCATTGGTAGTTGGAACTATCCTAAAGTGTATGCGGGTCCCATGATCTCACCGGTATCAGGTGACACTGCTATTATGGACACCCCTGAAGCATGGATCCCTGGTGCTAAAAGCCAGGAGGATATTATTTCCTACCGCATGAGTCTGGTTAGGGGTAAAAAGATGATCGGAATCACTGATCTGGATAACCGGATGGTGGAGAAGCTTCAGGAGATTTCTCTGGCATCTGGGTCCATTGATAGTGAAGCTGAGTTCTGGAAAAAACCAAGAGGAGTGTCATTCAGTGAATACCAGGCCCCACATGGCCCCAGTGCCATTTTGGAGAAGTTCGAAATTGATAACGTCCGCTGGGACCGTGAACTGGAAAAGGTATACTATGACACTGATTTAAAGGCCAGGGAAGCTCTTTTAGATCTGCACCGAAAAGATGTTCCCTTTTCTCATATGCAGAAGGCTTTTTCTGTGGGTACCATGGGTGTGGATAAACGCAGACGCCTGGTTCCCACTCGCTGGTCCATCACCGCCTGTGACACAACCATCGCCGACCAGTTGCTTCGGGAAGTGAAACATTATGAACCACTGGATGTTCACCGGGTTTACGAGTTCCAGAGCCTGCAAAACTATTACGCTGTACTTTTACTGCCTACACCATGGCAATACGAATGGATGGAGGCCTTTTTAGAAGTTTTAGGGAGAGAAAAACTCATATTCTCAGATTATGAGAATTATAATGGTAAAAAAGAGTATTCCAGGGTTGGAGGTTGTTATTACACCTGTAAAATGGCAGTTTTAGAATCACTGGCCCAGGAAAAACGCCAGGCTGGAGTTATTGTGCTCAGGGAAGCTTACTCAGGATACGTTCCTCTTGGTGTGTTTAATGTCCGGGAAAATGTTAGAAATGCAATGGCACAACCTTACCTGGAATTTGAAGATATGAAAACTGCCCTGGCATATATTGACACCCGTTTGAAGCTTCCCATAAATAGTTTCATCAAAAGAAGTGATCTCCTGCAGGATATCCTGCGTTCCAGACAGACCACCCTGAATTCTTACTTTAAATGA
- the cgi121 gene encoding KEOPS complex subunit Cgi121 — protein sequence MDQHNFRNHKIQIAGFIAEIDDVKELMKFIMDMRAECNNGECTIQLLQARGIAGEKHILQATLQAIKAFEMNNNTAKDLGLEICVRASSQRQISRALKILGIGNGKMDICMVAVDCDEDIPKKLENVLGKRHPEVLLADVDALQEVYEISPQEIKSAGNIERVMIERTALLNLEI from the coding sequence ATGGATCAGCACAATTTCAGGAACCATAAAATACAAATAGCTGGTTTTATAGCTGAAATAGATGATGTAAAAGAATTAATGAAGTTTATAATGGATATGCGTGCGGAATGTAACAATGGAGAGTGCACCATTCAATTACTACAGGCCAGGGGAATAGCCGGTGAAAAACACATCTTGCAGGCAACATTACAGGCTATTAAAGCCTTTGAAATGAATAATAACACTGCTAAAGATTTGGGATTGGAAATCTGTGTTCGAGCTTCGTCTCAAAGGCAAATATCCAGAGCTCTTAAGATTTTGGGCATAGGAAATGGTAAAATGGATATCTGTATGGTGGCGGTGGATTGTGATGAAGATATCCCCAAAAAGTTAGAGAACGTTCTGGGCAAAAGACACCCTGAAGTACTACTGGCAGATGTAGATGCACTACAAGAAGTGTATGAAATCTCCCCTCAGGAAATAAAAAGTGCCGGAAACATTGAACGGGTTATGATAGAAAGAACCGCTCTTTTAAATCTTGAGATTTGA
- a CDS encoding PH domain-containing protein, whose product MFNRKTNSNPGEKVIFETRPRFLANLKSTILKFIVLLLIFYFFRSIISLAISLQEYVVQMVQIPLIQATFYILILIIALLILSMIFDVVSWRRKKYQLTNQRVIVKKGLIRRKRSYIHYSKIQDIDVDQGIVDRIFSAGDIEIYGGHEHTNIILEDVPNPREVEDIIDRVMVGDEVGFKPQNSKIPKKSIIEEYDQKFKR is encoded by the coding sequence ATGTTTAACAGAAAAACTAATTCAAATCCAGGGGAAAAGGTAATATTTGAGACCAGACCCCGTTTTTTGGCCAACCTGAAATCGACCATTCTCAAATTTATAGTATTACTGCTGATATTTTACTTTTTCAGGAGTATAATATCCTTAGCAATATCCCTACAGGAATATGTGGTACAGATGGTGCAGATTCCTTTGATTCAAGCCACATTCTACATTCTTATCCTGATCATTGCCCTTCTGATATTATCCATGATCTTCGATGTTGTATCCTGGAGACGGAAGAAGTACCAGCTCACCAACCAGAGGGTAATAGTAAAAAAAGGACTGATCAGAAGAAAAAGGTCATATATCCATTACAGTAAGATTCAGGACATTGATGTTGATCAGGGTATAGTTGACCGGATTTTTTCAGCAGGAGATATAGAGATTTATGGAGGTCATGAACACACTAACATAATCCTGGAGGATGTTCCCAATCCGCGGGAAGTGGAGGACATAATTGACCGGGTTATGGTGGGAGATGAAGTGGGTTTTAAACCTCAAAACAGTAAAATCCCCAAAAAGTCAATTATTGAAGAATATGACCAAAAGTTTAAAAGATAG
- a CDS encoding HEAT repeat domain-containing protein: MNSNEKRKKNRETRGQISHDDTLPYIDFSTEDLIEMLKAENPQERTISAVILGKRKDENVIKPLCAALKNERSLYSRIAISEALSQIGEPATPCLIQLLGEIGKNQETELPLKYFKKKSFPLVRDMAARTLVKIGEPATPYLIEVLETGNKFKAHQAIDALGAIASRTGDKRALTILITHMNQVENSSVAGSTNNQVTLWKITRALSGFQNSKEAINPLIALLKSTHNPSIIWEALKSLGQIQIATPEVLSLVESFIDDKQPEIRTAAVNALNILNKQI; encoded by the coding sequence ATGAATTCTAATGAAAAAAGGAAGAAAAATCGGGAAACAAGAGGACAGATTTCTCATGATGATACTTTGCCCTATATTGATTTTTCAACAGAAGATTTAATTGAAATGTTAAAGGCGGAAAATCCTCAGGAAAGAACCATTTCTGCAGTTATACTGGGGAAGAGGAAGGATGAAAACGTAATAAAGCCGCTTTGCGCTGCACTTAAAAATGAAAGATCGCTCTACTCACGGATCGCCATTTCTGAAGCATTATCTCAAATAGGAGAACCTGCTACACCCTGTTTAATCCAGCTTTTGGGTGAAATCGGTAAAAATCAGGAAACAGAGTTGCCTCTTAAATATTTTAAAAAAAAGAGTTTTCCTCTGGTAAGAGATATGGCAGCAAGGACTCTGGTAAAAATAGGAGAACCAGCAACTCCCTATCTGATTGAAGTTTTAGAAACTGGTAACAAATTTAAGGCCCATCAGGCAATTGATGCATTAGGGGCTATTGCATCAAGAACTGGTGATAAAAGGGCGTTAACTATCCTAATCACCCACATGAATCAAGTAGAGAATAGTTCCGTTGCTGGAAGTACTAATAATCAGGTAACACTGTGGAAAATTACACGGGCTTTAAGTGGGTTCCAAAACAGCAAAGAAGCTATTAATCCCCTGATTGCACTATTAAAAAGCACTCATAATCCTTCTATTATTTGGGAAGCCCTGAAAAGTCTGGGACAGATTCAAATTGCAACCCCCGAGGTCCTGAGTCTGGTTGAAAGTTTCATAGATGATAAACAACCTGAAATAAGAACTGCTGCTGTAAATGCACTAAATATCCTCAATAAACAAATTTAA
- a CDS encoding NAD(P)/FAD-dependent oxidoreductase gives MRNYDVAVVGAGPVGSTFARHMAEKGFKVALLEKKKEIGVPLQCAGLLGKKIKKVNILPDEFIINPVNGAFLHSPEDTVLSVSKEKPEAYVVDRIGYDKFLAQLALDSGAELFLNHRVDKVDSVEGVITLKNNENNKISADVVVGADGHSSIVSDAFNPPAESFQAAQYLIDVGEKRFQKDYVHLYVDSRVSPGFLWAIPLSETTARVGLFADANYQQLTVILNELLTKRSVLKGATILKKYYGVIPKYNSQKKLVKDKVILLGDAASQVKPTTGGGLIMGFSCAEIASQAAIKALETGNTELLMNYSKEYHDKFKNELKVQLMVHKIFKSLSDSELEYMFRKLKQEGAEAVISQYGDMDSQSPLVKEMFKRGILLSILPKMLSWRISSLWK, from the coding sequence ATGAGAAACTACGATGTGGCAGTGGTGGGTGCAGGACCCGTGGGCTCAACCTTTGCCAGGCACATGGCAGAGAAAGGCTTTAAAGTGGCCCTCCTTGAGAAAAAAAAGGAAATTGGTGTTCCACTCCAGTGTGCTGGCCTTTTGGGTAAAAAAATCAAAAAAGTAAATATTTTACCTGATGAATTCATAATTAACCCTGTTAATGGTGCGTTTCTCCACTCTCCAGAAGATACAGTACTTTCAGTCAGTAAAGAAAAACCAGAAGCATACGTTGTGGACAGAATAGGGTATGATAAGTTTTTAGCACAACTTGCACTTGATTCTGGTGCTGAACTATTTTTAAATCACAGGGTGGATAAAGTTGATTCGGTTGAGGGTGTTATAACTCTTAAGAATAATGAAAATAATAAAATATCCGCTGATGTAGTGGTGGGGGCGGATGGTCATTCATCAATTGTGTCTGATGCGTTCAATCCTCCTGCAGAATCGTTCCAGGCAGCCCAGTATCTCATTGATGTGGGTGAAAAACGTTTTCAGAAGGACTATGTCCATCTTTATGTTGATTCAAGAGTATCTCCGGGGTTTTTATGGGCTATTCCTTTATCTGAAACCACAGCCCGAGTAGGATTATTTGCAGATGCCAACTATCAGCAATTAACCGTAATTCTCAATGAATTACTAACTAAACGCTCTGTACTTAAAGGGGCAACTATTTTAAAGAAGTATTATGGTGTAATTCCTAAATATAACTCTCAAAAGAAGCTGGTTAAAGATAAGGTTATTCTTCTGGGGGATGCAGCATCCCAAGTTAAACCCACAACTGGTGGTGGTCTTATAATGGGATTTTCATGTGCAGAAATAGCATCACAAGCTGCGATAAAGGCACTGGAAACTGGAAACACGGAACTGCTTATGAATTACTCTAAAGAGTACCATGACAAATTCAAAAACGAGTTAAAGGTGCAGTTAATGGTACATAAGATATTCAAATCCCTCAGCGACTCTGAGCTTGAATACATGTTCAGAAAATTAAAACAGGAAGGTGCTGAAGCGGTAATTTCTCAGTATGGAGATATGGACTCCCAATCACCACTGGTTAAAGAAATGTTCAAAAGGGGTATCCTTCTTTCTATTCTTCCTAAAATGCTATCCTGGAGGATATCCAGCTTATGGAAATAG
- a CDS encoding UPF0280 family protein, producing the protein MIKKRIRIQETNILLTSDVEPQYLISFITKCRTELKNYIRMNPEFQTSLEPLKVGEAPLIVKIMAESAEIAGVGPMAAVAGTISQLILNFLLNQDAQYVIADNGGDIALKTNKDVIMGLYAGESSLSGRIGFKIKHHKTPMGICTSSGTVGHSISFGQADSVTVFASSTSTADALATSIANYATGNKEVEQVENCLGKAEELREHFQGVLVVVGESAGTVGKIPDMVETDKKVVLGDLFDVY; encoded by the coding sequence ATGATTAAAAAAAGGATCCGTATCCAGGAAACCAACATATTACTCACATCAGATGTTGAACCTCAGTATCTCATTAGTTTCATTACTAAATGTAGAACGGAACTGAAAAATTATATTCGGATGAATCCTGAATTCCAAACAAGTCTGGAACCACTGAAAGTGGGTGAAGCACCTTTAATTGTGAAGATAATGGCAGAATCAGCAGAAATAGCCGGTGTGGGACCTATGGCTGCTGTGGCTGGAACCATATCCCAACTAATCCTTAACTTTTTACTGAATCAGGACGCCCAATATGTCATTGCAGATAATGGAGGAGACATTGCCCTTAAAACCAATAAAGACGTGATTATGGGCTTATATGCAGGAGAATCATCCCTTTCTGGGAGGATAGGTTTTAAGATCAAACACCACAAAACTCCCATGGGAATCTGCACATCTTCGGGTACTGTGGGTCACTCCATTAGTTTTGGTCAGGCCGACTCAGTTACTGTTTTTGCTTCTTCTACCAGTACTGCCGATGCCCTGGCCACATCTATTGCTAACTACGCCACCGGAAATAAGGAAGTGGAACAGGTGGAAAATTGTCTGGGAAAAGCAGAAGAACTACGGGAACATTTTCAGGGTGTTCTGGTGGTGGTGGGAGAATCAGCTGGTACCGTGGGAAAAATCCCGGATATGGTGGAAACTGATAAAAAAGTAGTGTTAGGGGATCTTTTTGATGTTTATTAG
- a CDS encoding (R)-citramalate synthase — protein MKARIFDTTLRDGEQTPGISLTPDEKRLIARKLDELGVDVIEAGSAITSKGEREGIKKVTSEGLSAEICSFTRAVQGDIDAALECDVDSIHLVVPTSDLHLEYKLRKSREEVKAMAIESTQYAVDHGLLVELSAEDSTRSDMGYLKEVFQAGIDTGAKRICACDTVGMLTPERAYDFYSELAELKVPLSVHCHNDFGLAVANSLSGLRAGATQAHVTVNGIGERAGNASLEELVVSLYSLYNVKTKINLEMLYEVSKTVARITGMYLQPNKAIVGENAFAHESGIHADGVMKKAETYEPITPELVGHKRRFVMGKHVGSHIIKERIHEMGFQVDQEKFSQIFNRIKALGDMGKCVTDVDLQAIAEDVMGVMSEKPVELQELTIVSGNKVTPTASVKLKIGDVEKLEAGIGVGPVDAAIVAIKKTIEDVTDIEFEEYHVDAITGGTDALIDVVVKLKHEGKVVSARSTQPDIINASVEAFLGGINKVLTDKKLKESEKLL, from the coding sequence ATGAAAGCCAGAATTTTTGATACCACCCTTCGTGATGGTGAACAAACTCCGGGAATATCTTTAACACCGGATGAAAAGCGCCTGATAGCCAGAAAACTTGATGAACTTGGAGTTGATGTAATTGAGGCAGGATCTGCTATTACATCAAAAGGAGAACGGGAAGGTATTAAAAAAGTAACTTCAGAAGGTCTTTCTGCAGAGATATGTAGTTTTACCAGAGCGGTTCAGGGGGATATTGATGCTGCATTAGAATGTGATGTGGATAGCATCCATCTGGTGGTACCCACGTCAGACCTGCATCTGGAATACAAGTTACGCAAATCTCGCGAAGAAGTGAAGGCCATGGCTATAGAATCAACCCAGTACGCAGTTGATCATGGGTTACTAGTGGAATTATCTGCAGAAGACTCCACCCGTAGCGATATGGGATACTTAAAGGAGGTATTCCAGGCAGGTATAGATACCGGGGCCAAACGTATCTGTGCCTGTGACACTGTGGGAATGCTCACCCCAGAACGGGCCTATGATTTTTACAGCGAGCTGGCAGAGTTAAAAGTTCCATTAAGTGTGCACTGCCACAATGACTTTGGACTGGCTGTTGCCAACTCTCTCAGTGGATTAAGGGCCGGTGCAACCCAGGCTCATGTGACAGTTAACGGAATCGGGGAAAGAGCAGGTAATGCATCACTGGAAGAACTGGTAGTTTCATTGTACTCGCTCTACAATGTAAAGACCAAAATAAATCTGGAAATGTTATACGAAGTTTCTAAAACAGTGGCCCGAATAACTGGGATGTACTTACAACCCAATAAGGCAATTGTTGGTGAAAATGCCTTTGCCCATGAATCCGGAATCCATGCCGATGGGGTAATGAAGAAAGCTGAAACATACGAACCCATAACTCCCGAACTCGTTGGGCACAAGCGTCGTTTCGTAATGGGTAAACACGTTGGTTCTCACATCATCAAAGAACGGATTCATGAAATGGGCTTCCAGGTTGATCAGGAAAAATTCTCCCAGATATTCAATCGAATAAAAGCACTGGGTGATATGGGAAAATGTGTCACTGACGTGGATTTACAGGCCATAGCAGAGGATGTTATGGGGGTAATGAGTGAAAAACCAGTGGAACTCCAGGAATTAACCATAGTATCTGGAAATAAGGTCACACCCACTGCATCGGTAAAACTAAAAATCGGTGATGTTGAAAAATTAGAAGCAGGAATAGGTGTTGGTCCAGTGGACGCAGCCATAGTAGCCATCAAAAAAACTATTGAAGATGTTACCGACATAGAATTTGAGGAATACCACGTGGATGCCATAACCGGAGGAACCGATGCACTTATTGACGTGGTGGTAAAGCTCAAACATGAGGGTAAGGTGGTAAGTGCCAGAAGCACACAACCAGATATTATAAACGCCAGTGTAGAAGCATTCCTGGGTGGTATAAATAAAGTTTTAACCGATAAAAAGCTTAAAGAGTCTGAAAAACTCTTATAA
- a CDS encoding class I SAM-dependent methyltransferase, with translation MNIDKQVSHQEKYWDEVAEEKDFPTPFPLAEFKKHINKEMNILDVGCGYGRTLSKLHENGFKNLTGVDYSEQMIKRGLRSYPHFNLIKNNGDDLPFPDNSFDAVLLIGVLTSNIQTEKQEELILEISRVLKDNGLIYISDFLLNNDQRNLQRYHKFKDKYGVYGVFELPEGAVLRHHTIQHVLNLTEDYKKLYFENTIFNTMNGNKSNGFYYIGMKK, from the coding sequence ATGAATATTGATAAACAGGTTTCTCATCAGGAAAAATACTGGGATGAAGTTGCAGAGGAAAAAGACTTCCCCACACCATTTCCACTGGCAGAATTTAAAAAACACATCAACAAGGAAATGAATATCCTGGATGTGGGTTGTGGTTATGGTAGAACTTTAAGCAAACTCCATGAGAATGGTTTTAAGAATTTAACAGGGGTAGATTATTCAGAGCAAATGATAAAGAGAGGTTTGAGATCATATCCTCATTTTAACCTCATTAAGAATAATGGAGATGATCTTCCTTTTCCAGATAATTCATTTGATGCAGTACTCCTCATTGGAGTCTTAACCAGTAATATCCAAACCGAGAAACAGGAAGAATTGATTTTAGAAATTTCAAGAGTTTTAAAGGATAATGGGTTAATTTACATTAGTGATTTTCTGTTAAATAATGACCAGAGAAATCTCCAGCGTTACCACAAATTTAAAGACAAATATGGAGTTTATGGAGTTTTTGAACTTCCGGAAGGTGCAGTTTTAAGACATCACACCATCCAACATGTTCTAAATTTAACGGAAGATTATAAAAAGCTATATTTTGAAAATACCATTTTTAATACAATGAATGGTAATAAATCCAATGGTTTTTATTATATTGGTATGAAAAAATGA
- a CDS encoding DegT/DnrJ/EryC1/StrS family aminotransferase — protein sequence MELFFKMPSKEARTAMSDASLELGNRFRGNEYKKNAEEAIKKTTGHEHARVLGSGNTTIMAAMSTMKGPVMIPDQGGWSGFKKIAEFYGLELVYLSTKMGVINLETLKEQVKLKSPESLFITSFAGYMAEQPVKGIYDICEDNGVILVEDASGSVGDPQKRLACGDHSHVLLASTGSPKMVNVGNGGFISTNDPEMFNKMGFILKALQGSPVTCAGLVEEIKRAPGNLVKTIKACEFTKKEIESALHPEKRGINIAIPHDEPKSVARLLRNKLKVNGGGMITTCPRYDRINQPAICLEVKNLDIHCLKKENLRIIAEIVNNTLNSSF from the coding sequence ATGGAACTTTTCTTTAAAATGCCTTCAAAGGAAGCCAGAACCGCCATGAGCGATGCTTCCTTAGAACTTGGAAACCGGTTCAGGGGTAATGAGTATAAAAAAAATGCTGAAGAGGCTATAAAAAAGACTACCGGTCATGAACACGCCAGGGTGCTGGGTAGTGGTAATACCACTATTATGGCTGCCATGAGCACCATGAAAGGGCCAGTTATGATTCCAGACCAGGGAGGTTGGAGTGGTTTTAAGAAAATTGCTGAGTTTTATGGGCTTGAATTAGTATATTTATCCACCAAGATGGGAGTTATCAACCTGGAAACACTGAAAGAACAGGTGAAACTAAAAAGTCCTGAGTCTCTTTTCATCACCAGTTTTGCAGGTTACATGGCTGAACAACCAGTTAAGGGAATTTATGATATCTGTGAAGATAATGGGGTGATTCTGGTAGAGGATGCTTCTGGATCAGTTGGTGATCCACAGAAGAGACTTGCCTGTGGTGACCATTCCCATGTTCTATTGGCCTCCACTGGATCTCCTAAAATGGTTAATGTAGGTAACGGCGGTTTTATTTCCACCAATGATCCGGAAATGTTTAATAAGATGGGTTTCATCCTAAAAGCTCTCCAAGGTAGCCCGGTTACCTGTGCTGGCCTGGTGGAAGAAATTAAAAGAGCTCCGGGAAATCTGGTTAAAACCATTAAGGCCTGTGAATTTACAAAAAAAGAAATAGAATCTGCTTTGCACCCTGAAAAACGGGGCATAAACATTGCAATTCCCCATGATGAACCAAAATCCGTGGCCCGTTTACTTAGAAACAAGCTTAAAGTAAATGGTGGAGGTATGATCACCACCTGCCCACGTTATGATAGAATTAATCAACCAGCAATTTGTTTAGAGGTGAAAAATTTGGATATTCACTGTCTAAAAAAAGAAAATCTTAGGATAATAGCAGAAATTGTAAATAATACCCTTAACTCATCGTTTTAA
- the msrB gene encoding peptide-methionine (R)-S-oxide reductase MsrB, whose protein sequence is MKKETPKKDVIPIYYVNLKEIKLVERVVKTDEEWEKILTPKQFDVARKKGTELAFTGKYHDCHEDGIYQCVCCGTDLFDSQTKFDSGTGWPSFWAPVADENITTKTDRSLLMVRTEVLCARCHAHLGHVFDDGPAPTGLRYCMNSASLNLVKRNGE, encoded by the coding sequence ATGAAAAAAGAAACCCCTAAAAAGGATGTTATTCCCATCTATTATGTGAATTTAAAGGAAATAAAACTGGTTGAAAGAGTTGTGAAGACTGATGAAGAGTGGGAAAAAATTTTAACTCCGAAACAGTTTGATGTTGCCCGTAAAAAAGGAACAGAACTGGCTTTTACAGGCAAATATCATGATTGCCATGAGGATGGTATTTACCAGTGCGTATGCTGTGGCACTGATCTATTTGACTCCCAGACCAAGTTTGATTCCGGAACTGGTTGGCCCAGTTTCTGGGCACCGGTGGCAGATGAAAACATCACCACAAAAACTGACCGGAGCCTGTTGATGGTGCGCACAGAGGTGCTTTGCGCCCGTTGTCATGCCCATTTAGGTCATGTGTTTGATGATGGCCCAGCACCAACTGGTCTGCGTTACTGCATGAATTCTGCTTCGCTGAACCTTGTCAAACGCAATGGGGAATAA
- a CDS encoding TIGR01177 family methyltransferase, which produces MEIAMLLSQEHTTLPLAEVKAVLECEGINYHVKEAGGGLLILDIPHETPDNMIKVIERLSFTHEVFQILIRTDEDNLIMEMEKYPWTDVVKSDYAVRVKKMDKKSQFNTSKLEWEMGSVINKATPNARVNLDDPSIFIRTIVKNGTVIVGQRMGRISKKHFFNLKPHKRPFFYPGSMSPKLARCMVNLTRIKKGQTLLDPFCGTGGILIEAGIIGARVIGTDIDYKMVKGTQKNLEHCGIGDYQVFREDARKLELPSKVDSIVTDPPYGISASTRGEKSEDLYQQSMQSLQGLLKDDGRMCLATPHYLDLEDVLAGTKFKIIEQHHIRMHKSLTRVISVLTIS; this is translated from the coding sequence ATGGAAATAGCAATGCTCTTATCCCAGGAACACACCACCCTTCCACTGGCAGAAGTGAAAGCTGTACTGGAATGTGAAGGGATAAACTATCACGTAAAAGAAGCTGGTGGAGGACTTCTTATTCTGGATATTCCCCATGAAACTCCAGATAACATGATAAAAGTAATCGAAAGACTTTCTTTTACTCATGAAGTATTCCAGATCCTAATACGGACTGATGAAGATAATTTAATCATGGAAATGGAAAAATATCCCTGGACGGATGTTGTTAAATCTGATTATGCAGTTAGAGTTAAGAAGATGGATAAAAAATCCCAGTTCAACACTTCCAAACTGGAATGGGAGATGGGAAGCGTTATCAATAAAGCGACACCAAATGCCCGGGTAAATCTGGATGATCCTTCCATTTTCATCAGGACTATTGTAAAGAATGGTACAGTTATTGTTGGGCAGCGTATGGGTAGAATATCTAAAAAACACTTTTTCAACCTCAAACCCCATAAAAGACCATTTTTCTATCCTGGATCAATGAGTCCCAAACTGGCCCGCTGTATGGTAAATCTGACTAGGATAAAAAAGGGTCAAACTCTGCTGGACCCCTTCTGCGGAACCGGAGGAATACTAATCGAAGCAGGAATTATTGGAGCCAGGGTTATAGGGACGGATATAGATTATAAAATGGTTAAAGGAACCCAAAAAAATCTGGAACACTGTGGAATTGGTGATTATCAGGTTTTCAGGGAGGATGCCCGGAAACTGGAACTTCCAAGTAAGGTTGACTCAATAGTAACTGATCCTCCCTATGGTATCTCTGCATCAACCCGTGGGGAAAAGAGTGAGGATTTATACCAGCAATCAATGCAGTCTTTACAGGGATTACTGAAGGATGATGGTCGTATGTGTCTGGCAACTCCTCATTACTTAGATCTGGAAGATGTGCTGGCTGGTACAAAATTTAAAATAATAGAACAGCACCACATAAGAATGCATAAAAGTTTAACCAGGGTCATTTCCGTGTTGACCATAAGTTAA